The genomic interval TATGTGCACAGATCTGTCACTTTACTGAGTTTAACATGCTTATAACTTGATGAgagaatttgttttgttttcatctttcattgGTGTAGTTTGTCTGTGGTGATTCCAGCAACAGTGGTAAATCTTTGTCTCCTCTTGCATGCTGTGTAGCTGCTTCACTGTGAGTTGCTCCCATTCATTCCCTCAACATTCTCAGCAAACAATGTTGCGCCTCAGACGCACAAGAGAGGCACTGTGGTGGTCTGAACGTGCGTAATTGCGCAAACGTACCAAATAGATGTGGGGACGTCCGCGTGATTAGTGATTAGTGGAGCTATTAGTTTAAATGAGTGATCAAGTAGGCGATTGGCTAACTTGACCTACTTACTGACCAGAGGACAGTCTGCACCTTCATAGCCTACCTGATTCCCGAAGACACCGATGGAGCAGGCGGTGGACACTTCATCCGAACCGAACCACACCGACGCGATTCTCGACGGCATCCCGAGGATGAACACCTGCGCCAGCGAGCAGGAGAACTGGCCCAGGAAGGTGATGGCGAACAGGTTGGGTCTGACGCTGGCCACTTTGATCCACGTCCCGGCACAGTTGAGCGCGGTGGCCACCAGCGCGATGACCCTGAGCCCCTTCTTGTCCAGGAGCCAGGTCACCGGGAAGATGAAGGGAATGTACGTCAGCATGTAAATCATGGACATCCAGTCTATGGTGAAGCTGTCTACGTTGTAGAACTTCATGAAAATGTTGTTGATGATCCCGTACTGTATCCATTGGAAGGAGTTGCACAGCGAATACGAGCTGAACAGGAGGACGATCATCCAGCGCCGTTTGTACAGGCGGGTCGGTCGCTGCGCCTCGACACCGTCCCGCTGATCGTGACCGTCTGCGCGCCGAGCCGCGTCACCCGCCTCCAGCTTGGCATGGTTCTTCGAGTCCGCTTCAGTTTGATCTTCGTAAAGTTTACTGTCTTCTAACGTTGGTTTCTCACTCATATTAAACTACGTTCTTCTGTATGCTCACAGAGTATAAAGTTTACATCAAAATGCTGCGGGTCAAATCACtgcaaactgaaatgaaagtgGCTGAAATTCGCTCTGTTTCATGGGTTAACACTCCGATACAGCACAGACAGGCCTAAAACTTCATGTTGCCACTTAAAAGGAGAAGTTCAAGTTTCAAATCTCCACTCTATTGGTCTGAACAGTAGATGAGAAAGTAGTGAAGGCTCTACAACTCGCAGTTTGTGCGGCACTCTCGGATCCATTAACTCATTTCCTCCCCCGGGGTTGAAGTTAGTTTAGTAGAAGAACTTGCGCCCTAAAGCCCGTAGAGTTGAAATAATTTGAGGTTACGGATAATGTTATGAATGAATATGATCCTCTCGGGTCGAGTTTACCGAGTGTTGACACGTGTAGCAGCGCCCGTTGTGACCCCCTTCACCCGGACCTAAAACACCGCTTTGGGATCCTGCAACAACTCGGTCAACTCAGACAGCAAGGGCGGAGTTTCATCAACTTCTTGTTTATGGTGCCTGTGCCGGCTGTGACACTGAGACATCCGACACTGTTAACAACCTGTAATGGCTATTATTCCATATCTGATGCATTAACAGTAAATTTGTTGAGGAACTTAATAAATAAGCCCATTTTAACAGCTTTATTACAACTTCACGTCCTCGTTTAAGAACACTGCATTCAACAGGTCATTTATTTCAACCACCAACTGTGGaacaagtgaaatgaaaaagacatttaaaaaaagccTCAGCTGTGCTTAAGAACAAAACATAATTCATATACACACAGGATAGGCCTGAAAGATCATTTTATGTGCTTTATAACATAAGCTACTGTAACTTTGTCTTTCACATAAGTAAACAGTGCCATCTAGAGACACTCTTATCAGAGGAATAACAACTACCTGGTTTGTCACATGcagccctccctcccctccctcctccctgttaTCTGCATCAGTGCAGACATCACACACCCTGCTGTACcctggcaaagaaaaacaaaaaaaacaaaacaaaacaaaaaaacactgcacaaagACATGTCTATAACAACCTCTCTGAAGGTCAGAAAAGTTGACCTCCAAAAAAGGCATTACATGTAATAAATATCTCTGCTGGCTCTCCTCACATGAAAAGCAGTAGGTACACAAGGCAAGACCCCTTTGAATGCCCATTCCTCACAGCACggccattttttctttcttttttttttttcctttttcttttttggcacCCACAGGTTTCTAAGTCTATTTTTTTAAGGATCTTGATGGTACATTCTGTTTGTCCACAATCAAATCTGTCAAAAGCTCCTGAGCATTATCGATCtacatttacacactgaaaacacacaataacacaagaaACTCCTAACATGACAGGGTGACAAAGGTCCTCTCTATGACACTAAAAATGAgcaatttacaaaaatattaactgaGTCACCTGAACATACAGTAAGTTGGTCATTTCACCCAATGTAAACATAGACTGGTTGATAATTCTAGCCATCAAGACATTTAAGTTCACATACAGATCACTGATATTAATCAGATAACAGCAAATAGATGAGtagaagcaaaaataaatagttttgAATACTGCATGTTACAGTTTGGGCTCCATACTGTCACTGTCTGGCAGACGTATCAGCCTGTCATGTTTCTTCTCCATCAGTTTTGAACAATGGTTAACAATCATAGACACATcttcagtcagtctctctctccattgAGGTCAGTCATCTTGTTTTTCACAGCGCGTCCTCAGCCGTCCCTCCGTCCCGCCCGGTCAGGTCAGTGCTGGTAGTGTGGTACAGCGATGTGCTGGTGGTGGTAGCTGCTGTGGTGAGGTGGGTAGAGGAGGTCGGTGGTCTGGGGGGCCAGGCCGGTGCACAGGGGCTCATGGCTGCTCAGCACCAGACGACAGGTACTTGGCCTCCTCCGTCAGCTGCTTCACCTCTTTCCTTAGGGCCGCGTTCTCCTTCTCCAGGTTCTCACTCTCCTGGAGGGGGGGACAAGAAACGTTTGAGCAAATGGCGATAACAGCAGCTGACATCAAAGTAACACTCTTCAACTCTTATCAATGAAAAGCCAAATGTGCAGCATCAGATCACATCTCCATACAtgcattttctcatgttttagtGCTTTAACCACAAATTTATTTCAACCGTTCCTCCCTGAAGACTCTCAGTCTACAGCCACACAGACTCTCAGTCTTGTTTCCAAATTCAGGTTTCCATTCAGTAAAGTAGGTGTGAGCATCAGCAAATAGATTGGTGATATGTGGTGGTACTGCCTAGTACTTTCAAGTGCATAATAActcaaaaataagaaaaaaatagacagtGGATGGAGTTCATTGTGATGAACTGCCTATTCTAAGCAAATCTCTGCAAGTCAGTTTTTATATTATCATTAGGAAAACTATATGAAGACCTATTGTGCTATGGGAAAAAAGTTgtattaccaaaataaaagcgtGGCGTGGTACTCTTTGGAAAATAGTTGTCAGTAATACTAAAACAGTGGTATGCTACCATCCTGAAATGAgtgaaggtcagtgttagtttggCATCTAATTTGTAATAAGGTAGCATTGCTTTTTAACATCATTGAATGAACATTGGTTCAAACATAAACTTTACAGTATGACGTGCTCGCACCTCCCAAAACAGCAATCTAAAAAGTTgctattctgacatttttggatgatgtaagtatattttccaaaataatcTTTCTCACTGATCATCATCTGTGAGATAACAAAAGTAGCTGAAAAAGCAAACTGTTGGTAAGTAGCTGcaactttttttgtgtgtgtgtgggaataGCAGGGGAGAAATCTTCCACAAAAAAGGTCACTGCACCGTGGCCAGACGATTATAATACCAAGCTGTGGGTCCTTACTGTCACAGAACCTTTGGGCAAACCCCTGCTCTTGCGTCACTTAGCCAAATACAGCCCACTACTATCAGCGCTTTACAAGAAGTGACTgcctttttctcccctcctgcCCACGACGTACAATTTCAAGCTCATttacacagaagaaaaaaatactactGAAGAAACAGGAAATAGGCCACCGTGTCATAAAGAGGGAAAATTCGCCTTCCTGTTTATCTAGTGAGACGACGAAAGCAAAACCACAGAATATGTTCTGTGGTCCCATGGTGTTCTCTGTGACTCTATGACAAGGTTTAAAGAGATTGATAATATACACCGTACTTCATGAGAAGGTTCTCATATTCAAATAAGCTAGACTGGATATACTACTGCCTACAACGTGGCTTCTGTGAAGGTCAAAATCTTTTCAGTTCATCTGATAAGGTTCACAGAAACAGCTGCTCTGAAAGCATCATGGTGACAGAGCACAGTGCAGCACAATTCATCTTTTAGTGATCAAGGAAGTCACACAGCGAGTGGCGATGTGGTCAGTGTGTTGAAATAAGGGTTGATGTAAAAGGTGACAGCATTTCCACTTACTGTATAAAGTCAAAATAGTATATAGAAGATAATTACATAATTGCTGGAGGAGCCATTGTGCTCACAGACCTGCCGCATGCACAGGTTGGGTAACTAAAAATGTACAGCCTCTCATTGAGAAATGACCCGAAATATCCAGATATTAttcagaggcagagcagagcaaaCATTTATGCACTTTTAGAAGTTTAAATTAATGGGTAAAAGACTCCATCTTGTGCCAAGTCAAACAAGCAAAAGCAGAAACCACACAGAGTTATCTCCTACATTGACTACCAGCTACAGCATCacatgaaaagagagagatgcatAAAAGAATAATGGGTAGAGATGAGCAGAGCAGCTAGCCCGAACTCCACACAGTCTCTGGTGCTGGATTCTGCAGTGAAAGGGAGTGATTGCCCACACGTGCTAATTTATTCCTTAAGcttctgcaaacacacagagcagcttccaAGAGTGCAGCCCAACAGAAGCCATGACACATCGCCACATGGTCAGgtaacattttgtaaatatagTACAAATCCATTCCCAGAGGCTTAGAGGCATTGCATGGGGATTTAAGAAACCATTACACGCAATAAACTGTTCATTTATGTCCACAAATCATGGCGTTAGATAGGAAATTGATCAGCTGACATGGTCTTCAGCCTGCACGAACATCTCTGTTTGTTATAACATTAtttatgaccaaaaaaaaaaaaacatacacacacacgcacacgcacacacaaaaaaacactttgccAAAACCTCCATATTTAGCAAGGAAACCACCTTGTATGCCCGTGTACCTTATATAGATAATCAGATTATAAGCAATGTGCAAGCTTTGTTTGCCCTGCTAAATGTCAGGCAGTGCAATATTAAACAGTGGTTTCACATTTAATACCATATAAAATCTGTTTGGCTTAAGCCTCTTTGAGAAATGTCTTCAGAAGCAGAAACCAGTGGTAAATTGTTACGGTGTGTGAGTATGGTGCATGTTGCAGAGAAAAGTCTCCTCACCAAGTGTAGGCTGTCAGCCTTCTGAGTTTGCCTCATCCTGCTCTTCTGAGCAGCGATCCTGTTCTTCTCCCTCCGCATCACCTTCTTTGCATCATCTGAGGAGCTCTGGCAAAACACAAATGCCAAcggttaatgtgtgtgtgtgtctgtgtctgtgtgcagttaCACTAGCATCAAGTGttaaactgatatttttggCACAGGGGGTTTCCTGACTGAGAAAAAGTGAATTCTCTAGAAGCTATTTGATTAAGATTGAAGAGCTGGTCCTCACTGGTGGGTTTAAGTGTGAATGGAGATGTCATCTAGGTTAATGGCAGTTTGACAGAAGATGGGCTCAGCATTACACCTAATGTGAAGGGCTGGGCCTGGGAGTGGTTGAGTCATCGGTTAGGTATAACGCACACCCTGTTTCATGTCCTGAACACTCGATTTTCTTGGTATCGTAATAACTAATCCATTTCAAAATGCTGAGTCAGTTGGACATCAAAGAGATAACAAATTAATTATCTAACTGCCTTCTAAACTGTCCGTTAACTGATTGCTGAAAACTTCAAAAACAGCTGATGCTGCTGGAAATTTGCCCCATCCACACACAGCGAGGCTCCCACCTCGTAACAAgcataaaaaaacagcatttgaaTGTTTTACCTCTAAAATTCTGTTGAGCAAGAAAATGAGTAACAATGTGCTAGAGAGTGGCACACGTGAAACTAGATAGGGGTGAGGATGATGGGCAGTGTCTCACATGCAGAGAAACCATACAGCACATACTGCGTttaacacacactgtctgttcCTGACAGCTCTCAAATCATTCACAGCTTTGAAGACGTGCAAAAACAAAGGATTCCTACTACTTGGAGAAGTGATTgaatttttgcagtttttcacaAAAGCCTACACTTGAGGCGAGTCATGCCTCCAGcccatgtgtgcatgtgaaacaCCCTGAGAAACTGTGAAAAGAGCCAGCGAGGACAGAACTAGTGTCCCTCTGGTAGGTTGTGCTGCTGCCCAGCAAACATGCACGACAGACTACAGACTCCTAAATCTACTAAAGATTTAGGAGGAAAGATGAAGTTTAATTCAGAaggtttgtgtttaaaatgtcactcAGAAAGCTTTAACCACAACACATATAAATATCCAGTGAAAACAGGACACAACCAGGTTGACACGGTACAATTAAAGTAAATGGAAGAGCACACTTACCGGTCTGCTTCCAGGTGATGGGGACTTGTAACTTGTGTCATTACTGTCAGAGCCCTGAGCCATAGCCAACCGTGGCGACTGAAACCGTGTGTCTTTGTCCacttctgctttgtgtttttgagtatgtatgtgtgcggtgtgtggtgtgtgtgtttgtgagagaaagagagagagagaggggagagagagagagagagactctgtgTAGCAGAACGAGTTGCTGAGAAGAACTTAGCTTACCACTTAATGAGTAATGAGTCTCcttcttccctcttttctttccctttctgtcactcctccttctctttcactctcGCTCAtgctctcttcctttctctctctctctctctctctctctctctctctctctctctctccctccctcacacacacacacacacacacacactgcgagACTAGCTGTCTGCCTAATTAGCTGTATCTGATGTGGCTTCTGGTAAGAATCAGGGTAAGTTGCATTAGACTGGAAGTCACATGTCTGATGGAAAGTTAAAGCACATAAGGTAATCTTGTAAACTCCAGAAAAATAACATTGAGCATTTAAGTaacaacatgaataaatatgGGTGGGTATCACCATTCTCAGAAAAAGTTTGCCTATGTGTGAAATACTAATATTTTATGTAGAAATGAATGTTTGGCAGCAGCACAGTTGcaattaaataataaacaacTTTCTCCTAAAAGATAACATACCATCTTTGCTGCAACCTCTTCCTCacgtgtgactgtgtgtgtgtgtgggcgtaTGTCTAGGTGCATGTGGGTTTgatggggggagggagggggtcaTGGGCATTcccacttcctctttttttagCAACCACATACGATATCACGTTTCGACTAAATCCTCAAGAGACAGCGCATCCCTAAACTCCAGATGGATGACTGGGTTGCGAATATTTGCACACACTTCATGGTAATTTCCAGAACTGTACCACGCTCTCTTGCTTGCGACACACCAGCTGCAATAAAGTGAGGCAACAGCAAAGGGCCTTGGGCATTGAGAAATTGCTCGAGGGGCTCCCCAGAACCCCCACCTATAGAATTCCcgcattgtgtgtttttttttttttttttccccctaaatgACTGGGTGAAGATGTTGAATCACGGGGAATCTTTAAGAAGATGTACAGTTTGAGGAGGTTGAATAGTCACTGAATGCACACAGcggttgggggggggggtgtatgctggaaataaataaaaattttgtGTGACTTAAGTGCCTAACAGAGacatcttttgtgtgtgtttgacatgcAATGACGCTTTAGCGTCTGAGAAAATCCAAAATGGAGGGATGACGACCCTAAAGCTGCCGTGCCCTTTTTACTTGTGTGCTATTCTCTTGTTTGCCCCCATCACGAGGTAGCATTTGGTGGTGCAAGAACTAGATTTTcttgtgtgagaaaaaaaaaaaaaaagaaaaagaatcaggACCAAAACAGCTTTGCTTGGCAGAACAGTCCtcccacacaaaaacatgttctACCATCACAGGAATTTTGAAGAGCTTGGGCAAGGGCAGACATTTCTAATACTTGGCATTTAACGCTGTCCAAAAGAGTTGAgtctgtaaaaagaaaagagagagagcgcagAGGAAAGCTGATTAGTCAAATTCTGCTTTAACcaggacacagacacaatacAGTACAAATATAGagttgaggggaaaaaacaaacaagggcATGGCTTTGACTTAATGTGGCCCGATCCATATTTAGTTTATCTAGAATCCTTAAACAACCTCAGTTTTGTGGTGCTCAGAAACTCCATTTGGATCCTTACTAAACCATAAATTCTTTCAAATGTTGAGATCAGTTCAAAATGTGTTAAGAGTTTTgtaattctgtttaatttcactgaaatgcttttaatgattttaataaacagattaagttttatattttctttaacattttaattctgGCGCTCACTGTGAAAGGTTTCTGTAGCTTTTCAGTTCACTTCAAGCATCCATGCTGATGACAGCTTAGGAAATGTGATAGTTAATACGTGCAGTTTAAATTCATTTTAGCCAGTGCTGTCAACAGTAGTCACGCTTCTTTTTCAGGCCTCACTTACTGCACTTGGAAAAACCCCTAAAGGGCCATTTATTTAGATAGCAAACACTCTCTTGTGGTCTCTCTTCCTTGGAAATGACCGTGGGAGGTTTCTAATAAGCACCAAATTACCGAGGGAAAGTGAAGAATCATGTAGATGCTGATGACCGTAAAAATAACAGCACTGACACGTGTGCTGTGAGTTTACtgaacacaaataaatattcacCTCAAAACAAAGGCCATTCATGAGTCATTACAGCAAATGTGTAAAGTCCAGTCAGtgaaaacttttgttttctcctttttcttggCCCAAACCTCACAAACAGTAACACATGGTATGAAGTTATTTTCACTCCTCAGATACAGctaaactgtttattttataaACTTATTCCAGACTGATATTTAGACGTTGGGCAAGGAACTGAAGCTGAAATCAAGGTCATTGTATTTTTGCTTACATCTTTTATGGTTGACCATAAATGCCACCTGCTTctcgtgaaaaaaaaaaaaaaaaaaaaaaatcaagtgttCTCATGTGAATCTGGGAAAGAACACGGTGGTAAATTTCTTAAACTTACATAGTTTCACTTTAGATCTACAAATATACCTTATGTTATTCTTCCTTTGGAAATTACTTAAAACTggaacatttcagaaaatgcCATATTCTTTGCATGTTGCATACATTAAGATTCGAGGCAACACCTCCTTGTCTACTGAGACAATCTATGGAGTTGATCCACAGCCAAAATACACCATTCAAAGTCAAATCCTAAAATCTGAGATTTAAATTTTAACTCTCTGATAGCATCAGCTGCTGGGAACTGACACTTGAGAAATCAGGGTCAGTCTGATTGCAAATGATGACATGTCTGGAAGGCGGCGTGGACGAGCAAATCATCACTGTAAAGGTTACGCATGGGTAGAAATGACAGTAAGTGATGGAGAGCTGCAGATCTAATTTAGATTTGAAGTTGTTGCTGTGTATTAGCTATTTGATGTAATGCGTGAAGGTCTTTTGAATGTGAACAGCCAACATGCACAAGACAACTCTGATTCTTGTATAACAGAGTATCATGTGTGGATAAATTATTTTGGGATTGCTGATCAACAGGTTTAAAGTCGAagaaaacatcaacattaaagCGCTGATACAGCCTGAAGCTACAGCATATCTcaatagtagtaatagtagttgGTTTGTAGCTTTAAATTAGTCCCACCTGCAGGATCTTATTATACATCCATGGACATGAGGAGCAGTGGTGAGTGTGGTTGGTGTAGTAGCTGCTGTCCtccaggtggaggtggtgtaggagcagcagactgagcaggTGTGTGCAGGTTCTGACGGGAACAAGAAGATAAAGAAGCAGCGATAAAGCTGTTGTGTTGGTGTAAAGatataatgtatgtgtgtgtgtgtgtgtgtgttgtgacagtAGTGTAGAGCTGAGTGTAAAAAGACTGGGTCTCGCTGTATTACTCAGGCTGCGCTACAGCGTCTATTCACGGGCGCGATCCCACTACTGAGCGGCACGGGGGCTTTGACCTGCTCCGTTTCCGACCTGGGCCGGTGCACCCCTCCTTAGACGACCTGGTGGTCCCGGGCTCCCCCAGGAGCACCATATCGATACCGAACTTAGTGCGGACACCCGATCGGCATAGTCCgctgcagcacagagctccTGAGCTCAAACGATCCGCCAGCCTCAGCCTCCCGGTAGCTTGGATTATAGGCGCGCGCCACCGCACCCGGCgaagaaacacagacactcacaggGCTTTTGACTCTGACTAGCGTGACGTCATCACGGAGCACCGGCGTCTGATGGCGGGAGattaaactgcagctgcagtgaggAAGACTGATTGACTGATGATTTCAAATCATGTCTCAGTTCATCAGCCTGTAACGGTGTTgaagtgtttctctgtctctgatcaCATCTTGTCGGGATGTTGTACCAAAGtcaacaacagacaaacaagtAAAACACAACTTTGTTCATCACTTGTCACTCAAAGGCCTTGTGTCTGACTGGACCTCTGCTCAGGTTGAAGATGATCAGTGCAGGGACCAACATGTATGTGTTAATTAGAACTGTTCAACAGAACTGGAAAGTGATCATGTGTACACAGCGCTGAGAAGATCAGGAAAATTGGGTGAAagcacctgtgtgggtgtgcagcaGGTGTGGACTGTAGCTATagttctctcacacacacaaaagcagccAAAGTGAAACAGACACAGCATGTATGGATTGACCTGGTCAGTGGGTCAAACAGGCGTTTATTTCACCTGCCTAAGAACTGAATGtggaaataacaaaataaagcaCAATGGTAGGACCTCTGACATGTTCACATAATTatcaattaaatattaatgaacTTATAAAAAGTCAAAGCATTAAGTTGAGACTGAAGCAGctcaacaaaacagaaatcaggTCGTCTGAATTACAGCATCAATTCGACCTCTTATTGTTACAGTATATGAGGcaggaaataaagacagagactgAATACAAATATAAGATGTCAATCATCAAATATAtctataataaaacattttaatcagacAGCTGACTCTTGAGTACAGAGATGTAACTACCATATATACAGGTGATACAGCTGTGACGGGGCCCACAACAGTTTGGAGCCTCAATTCATTTGATCTTGCCACTATTGGAACAAAAACAGCTCAAGCATCCACCTCTATCCCTTAAGTAGTCAAACCTCATTATCTAGAGTGAAaagaatgaacttttttttattaaagactTTAGATGCCATCTATCATCATCCATCCTCAGGATTTATGTCCTGGTATCAAACCTGACT from Lates calcarifer isolate ASB-BC8 linkage group LG7_1, TLL_Latcal_v3, whole genome shotgun sequence carries:
- the LOC108895593 gene encoding LOW QUALITY PROTEIN: basic leucine zipper transcriptional factor ATF-like (The sequence of the model RefSeq protein was modified relative to this genomic sequence to represent the inferred CDS: deleted 1 base in 1 codon) — protein: MAQGSDSNDTSYKSPSPGSRPSSSDDAKKVMRREKNRIAAQKSRMRQTQKADSLHLESENLEKENAALRKEVKQLTEEAKYLSSVLSSHEPLCTGLAPQTTDLLYPPHHSSYHHQHIAVPHYQH